A genome region from Candidatus Rokuibacteriota bacterium includes the following:
- a CDS encoding methionine synthase, translating into MAALPLIPSAVVGSHGKPGWWFATVKKVEAGDYGPGDLDEMFDDAADTAIRDMERAGLDIITDGEVRRLDGYVDSYYTIMKGISPLPVRRKAGPWGYDQQTRYEAVGRIETPEGGLGIVKEFEYLKAHTSKATKATCAGPLTFGSRIHPGKMYKGVVDVAERFAEMINVELKALVAAGADFIQLDEPARGNVSGEEMARLFNMATEGVKAKLGFHICFGNRFGRSRFDRTYRPYFPGILKARADQLVLEFAGREFSELDLWKEYGQDRELGAGVIDVKGFYPETPEDVAKRIKRVLAVCKPEKLYVNPDCGFGWSPRYMCNQKVRALAAGAVLARQELQGKK; encoded by the coding sequence ATGGCCGCTCTCCCCCTCATCCCCTCCGCCGTCGTCGGCTCTCACGGCAAGCCCGGGTGGTGGTTCGCCACTGTCAAGAAAGTCGAGGCCGGCGACTACGGTCCCGGCGACCTGGACGAGATGTTCGACGACGCCGCCGACACCGCCATCCGCGACATGGAGAGGGCCGGCCTCGACATCATCACGGACGGAGAAGTCCGCCGCCTTGACGGCTACGTGGATTCCTACTACACGATCATGAAGGGCATCTCGCCCCTGCCCGTGCGCCGCAAGGCCGGACCCTGGGGCTACGACCAGCAGACGCGCTACGAGGCCGTCGGGCGCATCGAGACGCCAGAGGGCGGGCTCGGCATCGTCAAGGAGTTCGAGTATCTGAAGGCGCACACGTCGAAGGCGACCAAGGCGACCTGTGCGGGGCCGCTGACCTTCGGCTCGCGAATTCATCCAGGCAAGATGTACAAGGGCGTGGTGGACGTGGCGGAGCGCTTCGCGGAAATGATCAACGTGGAGCTGAAGGCTTTGGTGGCGGCGGGCGCGGACTTCATCCAGCTGGACGAGCCCGCGCGCGGGAACGTCTCGGGCGAGGAAATGGCGCGCCTCTTCAACATGGCGACCGAGGGCGTGAAAGCCAAGCTCGGCTTCCACATCTGCTTCGGCAACCGCTTCGGCCGCTCGCGCTTCGACCGGACGTATCGACCGTACTTCCCGGGCATCCTCAAGGCGCGCGCCGACCAGCTCGTCCTGGAGTTCGCCGGGCGCGAGTTCTCCGAGCTCGACCTCTGGAAGGAGTACGGCCAGGACCGCGAGCTGGGCGCCGGCGTCATCGACGTCAAGGGCTTCTACCCTGAGACGCCGGAGGACGTCGCCAAGCGCATCAAGCGCGTGCTCGCCGTCTGCAAGCCGGAGAAGCTCTACGTCAACCCCGACTGCGGCTTCGGCTGGTCACCCCGCTACATGTGCAACCAGAAGGTCCGCGCGCTGGCGGCGGGCGCCGTCCTGGCCCGCCAGGAGCTCCAGGGGAAGAAGTAG
- a CDS encoding branched-chain amino acid ABC transporter permease → MTANLVNILMGGVFHAAILFLVAAGLQVVFGVQKIFNLACGSFYALGAYTGVSAVGYFTAHGGPPALFIIPLALGGLAVGLVGVVVERGLLRFVYDRDETFQLLLTFALVLMLEDLIRMTWGTAPVSTGGLYLNYGQARILGATVPVYNLIVIAASLAIALGIGWLLSRTVFGRIIRAAADNREMAEALGVDMRWVYVRVFTLGTMLGTLGGALVIPATAAMSEMGIELIVEAFAVVVIGGLGSMRGAFVGALVVGVLRSVAISVYPELEMLLIYLIVIAVLIWRPRGLFGTAAA, encoded by the coding sequence ATGACCGCGAACCTCGTGAACATCCTGATGGGCGGTGTGTTCCACGCCGCCATCCTCTTCCTGGTCGCCGCGGGGTTGCAGGTGGTCTTCGGCGTGCAGAAGATCTTCAACCTGGCGTGCGGCTCCTTCTACGCGCTGGGCGCGTACACCGGCGTCTCGGCCGTCGGGTACTTCACCGCGCATGGCGGGCCGCCGGCGCTCTTCATCATTCCGCTGGCGCTTGGCGGACTGGCGGTCGGCCTGGTGGGCGTCGTCGTCGAGCGCGGACTGCTTCGCTTCGTCTACGACCGCGACGAGACCTTCCAGCTCCTGCTCACCTTCGCGCTGGTGCTGATGCTGGAAGACCTGATTCGCATGACCTGGGGCACGGCACCTGTCTCGACCGGCGGGCTCTACCTCAACTACGGCCAGGCGCGGATCCTGGGCGCGACCGTGCCTGTCTACAACCTGATCGTCATCGCCGCGAGCCTCGCCATCGCGCTCGGCATCGGGTGGCTGCTCTCACGCACGGTTTTCGGGCGCATCATCCGCGCCGCCGCCGACAACCGCGAGATGGCCGAGGCGCTCGGCGTGGACATGCGATGGGTGTACGTGCGCGTCTTCACGCTGGGGACCATGCTGGGGACGCTGGGCGGCGCGCTCGTGATCCCGGCGACGGCGGCCATGAGCGAGATGGGCATCGAGCTGATCGTCGAGGCCTTCGCTGTCGTCGTGATCGGGGGGTTGGGCAGCATGCGCGGGGCTTTCGTCGGAGCCCTGGTTGTCGGCGTGCTCCGATCGGTCGCCATCTCCGTCTATCCCGAGCTCGAGATGCTGCTGATCTATCTCATCGTGATCGCAGTGCTCATCTGGCGACCGCGCGGGCTCTTCGGGACGGCTGCCGCGTGA
- a CDS encoding DUF2339 domain-containing protein, giving the protein MSFLIFILAVAALFVALKALRDGQPRPGQPTPAERIAGLEERVRDLLYRVWTLEQQRDGVQPQPEAPPAPAPTAPVPSAHEPLPSPAWSAAAAAVQGAAVHATAPPPAPAPRLDLEQRIGARWTTWVGVVAILLAASFFVKWSIENNLIGPRARLGLGMSAGITLLTAGLALHRRRDVPYLSEGLSGLGLGLCYLSLYAGYAYYGLLPAGAAFGLMFIVTVLGSGVAVVSERQVTAVLALLGGLLTPVLLAQPEPNERVLLGYLVVLDLLVLAIARFRTWTALNRLAWAGTVLLLAPTFLRYADAPYPVARLVLLSALFLLFLLTPLARAWGHRGRIDEVDLLFVAGTAAGYFWAVYVTLEAWWPLLEAPAAMALAILYTALAGFYRRRVSDDDETVGVLMGVACVFLTLAMPLALKGPWITLAWAAEGAVLLSVAPRLVTPVAAWGGTLALFLAAFRVVGVDKWGSAYWTPVWNPTYLAHLLTVAAIVLAGQLALALRPGQLLRLSREGLRSTLWVMASLTLSVLLWREPQGLWPAGLLIAQLLVLGFLVRVAPSPAFVVAVPLAAFTVLVRTLGADDTMARASAEQLVNIYTLMRVLACVVLAVAGAGLAASGASRYADPVGRALSGTAAVVLLFVLSQAWTRYLDVAIKDMRAPGQSARASELRWRMQLGLSLLWTAYAAATLAWGFLRRSVALRYAALCLFGLTIVKVFFVDMASVKTAYRMLSLLVLGVVLLLVGLMYQKASRRPAAPESPRIEA; this is encoded by the coding sequence ATGTCGTTTCTGATTTTCATTCTTGCGGTGGCCGCGCTGTTCGTGGCGCTCAAGGCGCTGCGCGACGGCCAGCCCCGGCCGGGCCAGCCGACGCCGGCGGAGCGGATCGCCGGGCTCGAGGAGCGGGTCCGCGACCTGCTCTATCGCGTCTGGACGCTCGAGCAGCAGCGCGACGGCGTCCAGCCCCAGCCTGAAGCCCCGCCCGCTCCCGCTCCGACGGCGCCCGTTCCGTCGGCTCACGAACCCTTGCCGTCTCCCGCATGGAGCGCGGCCGCCGCGGCCGTTCAGGGCGCGGCCGTCCACGCCACCGCGCCACCGCCCGCGCCCGCGCCGAGGCTCGACCTCGAGCAGCGCATCGGCGCGCGCTGGACCACCTGGGTCGGCGTGGTCGCCATCCTCTTGGCCGCGTCCTTCTTCGTGAAGTGGTCCATCGAGAACAACCTGATCGGCCCACGCGCCCGCTTGGGTCTGGGTATGTCGGCGGGTATCACGCTCCTCACCGCGGGACTTGCGCTCCACCGCCGCCGTGACGTGCCGTATCTGTCGGAAGGGCTCTCAGGGCTGGGGCTCGGCCTCTGCTACCTCTCGCTCTACGCGGGCTACGCCTACTACGGCCTCCTCCCGGCCGGCGCCGCCTTCGGCCTGATGTTCATCGTCACCGTGCTGGGTAGCGGGGTCGCCGTCGTCTCCGAGCGCCAGGTGACGGCGGTGCTGGCGCTCCTGGGCGGACTCCTGACACCGGTGCTGCTTGCGCAGCCGGAGCCCAACGAGCGCGTCCTGCTGGGCTACCTCGTCGTCCTCGACCTTCTCGTGCTGGCCATCGCGCGCTTCCGCACCTGGACGGCGCTCAATCGCCTGGCCTGGGCCGGCACCGTGTTGCTCCTGGCGCCGACCTTCCTGCGTTACGCCGACGCGCCGTATCCCGTGGCGCGGCTCGTCCTGCTCTCCGCGCTCTTCCTGCTCTTCCTCCTGACGCCGCTCGCCCGCGCGTGGGGGCACCGAGGGCGAATCGACGAGGTGGATCTCTTGTTCGTCGCGGGCACGGCGGCCGGCTATTTCTGGGCCGTCTACGTGACGCTGGAGGCCTGGTGGCCGTTGCTCGAGGCGCCGGCGGCCATGGCGCTGGCGATCCTCTACACCGCGCTCGCCGGCTTCTACCGCCGCCGCGTCTCGGACGACGACGAGACAGTGGGCGTGCTCATGGGCGTGGCGTGCGTCTTCCTCACGCTTGCCATGCCGCTTGCGCTCAAGGGCCCGTGGATCACGCTCGCGTGGGCCGCCGAGGGCGCCGTGCTTCTTTCCGTCGCGCCGCGGCTGGTCACGCCCGTGGCCGCGTGGGGCGGCACGCTCGCGCTCTTCCTCGCGGCGTTCCGCGTCGTTGGCGTCGACAAGTGGGGCTCGGCGTACTGGACGCCCGTGTGGAACCCGACCTACCTCGCGCACCTGCTGACCGTGGCCGCCATCGTGCTGGCGGGCCAGCTGGCGCTGGCGCTCCGGCCCGGCCAGCTGCTCAGGCTGAGCCGCGAGGGGCTCCGGAGCACGCTGTGGGTGATGGCCTCGCTGACGCTCTCGGTCCTGCTCTGGCGCGAGCCGCAGGGACTCTGGCCCGCCGGGCTTTTGATCGCCCAACTGCTGGTGCTTGGGTTCCTCGTGCGCGTGGCGCCGTCGCCAGCCTTCGTCGTCGCCGTGCCGCTCGCGGCCTTCACCGTGCTCGTGCGCACGCTCGGCGCCGACGACACGATGGCTCGCGCCTCCGCCGAGCAGCTCGTGAACATCTACACGCTCATGCGGGTGCTGGCCTGCGTCGTGCTGGCCGTAGCGGGCGCCGGCCTGGCCGCCTCGGGCGCCTCTCGCTACGCCGATCCCGTCGGGCGCGCGCTGTCGGGAACGGCGGCCGTGGTGCTGCTCTTCGTGCTGAGCCAGGCGTGGACGCGGTACCTCGACGTCGCCATCAAGGACATGCGCGCGCCGGGCCAGTCCGCGAGAGCGAGCGAGCTCCGATGGCGGATGCAGCTCGGTCTTTCGCTGCTCTGGACCGCCTACGCCGCCGCAACGCTCGCGTGGGGCTTTCTCCGGCGCTCGGTGGCGCTCCGCTACGCGGCCCTCTGCCTCTTCGGGCTGACCATCGTGAAGGTCTTCTTCGTGGACATGGCCTCGGTCAAGACGGCGTACCGGATGCTCTCCCTGCTCGTCCTCGGCGTCGTCCTGCTCCTCGTCGGCCTCATGTACCAGAAAGCCAGCCGCCGTCCCGCCGCGCCCGAAAGTCCTCGAATCGAAGCGTAA
- a CDS encoding branched-chain amino acid ABC transporter permease — protein sequence MRTPVVLSLVGIAFLGLPVLAPTYYVTLMLPFMAYGVVLLGLNLLFGYTGLVSFGHALFIGIGAYTGAVLTTHLGVRHMELILPAAALAAAVVAAPVGALCVRYVKIYFGMLTLAFGMVFYTFLLKFYRLTGGDEGMRMLRPYLLGSEWSGFSKTAYLIGPYYYFSLAVLVLATLLMWRIVRSPFGLCLKTIRDNPLKAESLGVSVPRYRWYAFMISAVYAGVGGALLATPTGNVDPTLAYWTHSGNIVFMVLLGGFSSFFGPLLGAFAFIFLQDTVMSVFPYWRLIFGAVLAFIVIFAPGGLMGLFARRRRPVEVSRA from the coding sequence GTGAGAACGCCCGTCGTCCTGTCGCTCGTGGGGATCGCCTTCCTCGGGCTTCCCGTCCTGGCGCCGACTTACTACGTCACGCTGATGCTGCCCTTCATGGCCTACGGCGTGGTCCTGCTCGGGCTGAACCTCCTCTTCGGCTACACGGGCCTCGTCTCCTTCGGCCACGCGCTCTTCATCGGCATCGGCGCCTACACCGGCGCGGTGCTGACAACTCATCTCGGCGTGCGCCACATGGAGCTGATCCTCCCGGCCGCCGCGCTCGCCGCCGCCGTCGTGGCGGCGCCCGTCGGCGCGCTCTGCGTCCGCTATGTCAAGATCTACTTCGGCATGCTGACGCTGGCCTTCGGCATGGTCTTCTATACTTTCTTGCTCAAGTTCTACAGGCTGACGGGCGGCGACGAGGGCATGCGCATGCTCCGCCCCTATCTCCTCGGCAGCGAGTGGTCGGGGTTCTCCAAGACGGCGTACCTGATCGGGCCGTACTACTACTTCTCTCTCGCGGTGCTCGTGCTCGCCACGCTCCTCATGTGGCGCATCGTCCGCTCGCCGTTCGGCCTGTGCCTGAAGACCATCCGCGACAACCCGCTCAAGGCCGAGAGCCTCGGCGTCAGCGTGCCGCGCTACCGCTGGTACGCCTTCATGATCTCGGCCGTCTACGCGGGCGTGGGCGGGGCGCTCCTGGCCACGCCGACGGGCAACGTGGACCCGACGCTCGCCTACTGGACGCACTCGGGCAATATCGTCTTCATGGTCCTGCTCGGCGGCTTCTCGTCCTTCTTCGGCCCGCTCCTGGGCGCCTTCGCCTTCATCTTCCTCCAGGACACCGTCATGTCGGTCTTCCCCTACTGGCGGCTCATCTTCGGCGCCGTGCTGGCCTTCATCGTGATCTTCGCCCCGGGTGGGCTCATGGGTCTCTTCGCGAGACGTCGCCGGCCGGTCGAGGTCTCTCGCGCGTGA
- a CDS encoding methionine synthase, which yields MTAKLPLLYTHVMGSHGFPGWFWTALDKIKAEEYGQTDVRETFDDATQLAIRDQERAGIDVICDGEMRRFFFVQSFYGKMEGLEVLEPLRKTGLYAYDSVPRYRPTRKITVPKGLGTVDEFKYLKSQTDKPVKATCPGPVTLSIHVQTRPGDAYNNDRLALCWDLVPAVNAELKALAAAGADWIQVDEPSAAIVPGQAPEYVKMFNACVEGVKAKIGYHVCFGNLLSRPRGKRSYRWMFPALLETKCQQFVFEYANREMAEIEMWKEIGVDRDIACGVVDVKSFYMETPEDIAERVRLCLKYIPAERLSLIPDCGFFPVPRWVAFEKLKRLAAGAQLARKELKG from the coding sequence ATGACCGCGAAGCTCCCGCTGCTGTACACCCACGTGATGGGCAGCCACGGCTTCCCCGGCTGGTTCTGGACCGCGCTCGACAAGATCAAGGCGGAGGAGTACGGGCAGACCGACGTCAGGGAGACCTTCGACGACGCGACACAGCTCGCGATCCGCGACCAGGAGCGGGCAGGGATCGACGTGATCTGCGACGGCGAGATGCGCCGCTTCTTCTTCGTCCAGAGCTTCTACGGCAAGATGGAAGGGCTGGAGGTCCTGGAGCCGCTGCGGAAGACCGGGCTCTACGCCTACGACAGCGTGCCGCGCTACCGGCCGACGCGGAAGATCACGGTACCCAAGGGCCTCGGCACGGTGGACGAGTTCAAGTACCTCAAGTCGCAGACCGACAAGCCGGTCAAGGCGACGTGCCCAGGACCCGTGACGCTGTCCATCCACGTCCAGACGCGGCCGGGCGACGCGTACAACAACGACCGCCTGGCGCTCTGCTGGGACCTGGTGCCGGCGGTCAACGCGGAGTTGAAGGCGCTCGCCGCGGCCGGCGCCGACTGGATCCAGGTGGATGAGCCCTCGGCCGCCATCGTGCCCGGCCAGGCGCCCGAGTACGTGAAGATGTTCAACGCCTGCGTGGAGGGCGTGAAGGCGAAGATCGGCTACCACGTCTGCTTCGGCAATCTCCTCTCGCGCCCGCGCGGCAAGCGGAGCTACCGCTGGATGTTCCCGGCGCTGCTCGAAACCAAGTGTCAGCAGTTCGTCTTCGAGTACGCCAACCGCGAGATGGCCGAGATCGAGATGTGGAAGGAGATCGGCGTGGACCGGGACATCGCCTGCGGAGTGGTTGACGTGAAGTCCTTTTACATGGAGACTCCGGAGGATATCGCGGAGCGGGTCCGCCTCTGCCTCAAGTACATCCCCGCCGAGCGGCTGTCGCTGATTCCCGACTGCGGGTTCTTCCCCGTGCCGCGGTGGGTGGCGTTCGAGAAGCTCAAGCGGCTGGCGGCCGGGGCCCAGTTGGCGCGCAAGGAACTGAAGGGCTAA
- a CDS encoding ABC transporter ATP-binding protein gives MILEALDIRKLYGPYVALDGVSLSIREGEFVSIIGPNGAGKSTLINVLTGVLQPSAGSVRFKGKDIGGIGTVALTRLGMARSFQLVQIFPELTVLETLQAAVVSRLGRGARLFASLAGDSQVQADALEVAALFNLSDKAHALARELPQGDKKLLDVASAFALRPEIILLDEPTSGVSTADKHAIMEILVGAAKRIGLRAIIQVEHDMDIVFGYSDRIIALHQGKVLADATPSQIEADAKVVDMVVGRRRSPHPPLSPEGRGNSEPSPPLGEREPGSDPSPPNGGEGRRSSRDARLERGGEG, from the coding sequence GTGATCCTCGAGGCGCTGGATATCCGCAAGCTCTACGGCCCCTATGTGGCGCTCGACGGCGTGAGCCTGTCGATCCGCGAGGGCGAGTTCGTCTCTATCATCGGCCCGAACGGCGCCGGCAAGTCCACGCTCATCAACGTGCTGACGGGCGTCCTCCAGCCGAGCGCGGGCAGCGTGCGCTTCAAGGGCAAGGACATCGGCGGCATCGGGACAGTCGCGCTCACGCGGCTCGGCATGGCGCGGAGCTTCCAGCTGGTCCAGATTTTCCCCGAGCTGACGGTCCTCGAGACGCTCCAGGCCGCCGTCGTCTCGCGCCTCGGGCGCGGCGCCAGGCTCTTCGCCTCGCTCGCGGGCGACAGCCAGGTCCAGGCCGACGCGCTCGAGGTCGCCGCGCTCTTCAATCTCTCCGACAAGGCCCACGCCCTCGCGCGCGAGCTGCCCCAGGGCGACAAGAAGCTCCTCGACGTCGCCTCGGCTTTCGCGCTGCGGCCCGAGATCATCCTGCTGGACGAGCCGACGAGCGGCGTCAGCACGGCGGACAAGCACGCCATCATGGAGATCCTGGTGGGCGCGGCCAAGCGGATCGGGCTCCGCGCCATCATCCAGGTCGAGCACGACATGGACATCGTCTTCGGCTACTCGGACCGCATCATCGCGCTCCACCAGGGCAAGGTGCTCGCCGACGCGACGCCATCGCAAATCGAAGCCGACGCCAAGGTCGTAGACATGGTCGTCGGCAGGAGACGCTCCCCTCACCCTCCCCTCTCCCCAGAGGGGAGAGGGAATTCGGAACCCTCGCCTCCATTGGGGGAGAGGGAACCAGGTTCGGACCCCTCTCCCCCAAATGGGGGGGAGGGCCGCCGTTCGAGCCGAGACGCTCGCCTCGAGCGGGGAGGCGAGGGCTGA
- a CDS encoding ABC transporter ATP-binding protein, giving the protein MLIVQDIDVFIQASHILRRVSLEVREREVVCLVGRNGAGKTTTLRTIMGYHRPRGGGIRFNDVPLHERRTHEIARLGLGFAPEESGIFPDLTVAENIEISTWTRPGGRPAAERLAAAYEIFPALKKYMTRKGPEMSGGERKMLSIARALALDPDMLLLDEPFEGLSPAIVPTVAAGLAEITQRGHAILIAESNIYHVPDFATRLYVIERGEIIFAGRPDDVRRDAAALRAIGGHA; this is encoded by the coding sequence ATGCTCATCGTCCAAGACATCGACGTGTTCATCCAGGCGAGCCACATCCTGCGGCGCGTGTCGCTGGAGGTGCGGGAGCGCGAGGTGGTCTGCCTCGTGGGGCGGAACGGCGCGGGCAAGACGACGACGCTCCGGACCATCATGGGCTACCATCGCCCCCGGGGCGGCGGCATCCGCTTCAACGACGTGCCGCTCCACGAGCGGCGCACTCACGAGATCGCGCGGCTGGGGCTGGGGTTCGCCCCGGAGGAGAGCGGCATCTTTCCCGATCTGACGGTGGCGGAGAACATCGAGATCTCGACGTGGACGCGCCCCGGCGGGCGACCCGCGGCGGAGCGGCTGGCCGCGGCTTACGAGATCTTCCCCGCGTTGAAGAAGTACATGACGCGGAAAGGCCCGGAGATGTCGGGTGGCGAGAGGAAGATGCTATCCATCGCGCGGGCGCTGGCGCTCGATCCGGACATGCTGCTGCTCGACGAGCCCTTCGAAGGGCTCTCGCCCGCCATCGTCCCCACGGTCGCCGCCGGCCTGGCCGAGATCACCCAGCGCGGCCACGCCATCCTGATCGCCGAATCGAACATCTACCACGTGCCGGACTTCGCCACGCGGCTCTACGTCATCGAGCGCGGCGAGATCATCTTCGCGGGCCGGCCGGACGACGTCCGGAGGGACGCCGCCGCCCTCCGCGCAATAGGAGGACACGCCTGA
- a CDS encoding ABC transporter substrate-binding protein: protein MATTRREFLKVAGGAAAAGAVGFPAVARGQARPGVPSDPVKIGIIAIRAGIAAPVGTAGLRGTEWWAERVNKSGGILGRQVQLIVEEESNPKDTVERYRKLILQDKVEVVIGGISTGVTLALGPVAEEMDTPWLSWDGTTQKGVEETMPNPKWAFKSVDNEVEAIVAGTLTPKYFKGVQTIAGINNDYSYGHDCWETYQAVLKKMGMNVKPVLELFPKLGVTDFTSHIAAIQQAKPDLLMTSFWSGDATILMKQAAAVGLFKNMKGVFTTAGGVHDSLKKEFTPEGLLLGYNTMYFDDPKGSPLLKQFVREYKAKYNEYPAYESDHAYFNIESYKVAVEKAYAQTKQWPTKAQVVKALEGVEAESLSGTRSWRPDHIQMCNFYQGLTTHKNNYDFVTINPIEVVSTKTAMKPAGSKLLDWINGWKV, encoded by the coding sequence ATGGCGACAACGAGGCGCGAATTCCTCAAAGTGGCAGGCGGCGCGGCGGCCGCGGGCGCGGTCGGCTTCCCGGCGGTGGCGCGGGGTCAGGCGCGGCCCGGGGTGCCGTCCGACCCGGTCAAGATCGGCATCATCGCGATCCGCGCGGGCATCGCGGCGCCCGTCGGTACCGCCGGCCTGCGCGGGACGGAGTGGTGGGCCGAGCGCGTCAACAAGTCCGGCGGCATCCTCGGCCGCCAGGTCCAGCTGATCGTGGAGGAGGAATCCAACCCCAAGGACACCGTCGAGCGCTACCGCAAGCTCATCCTCCAGGACAAGGTCGAGGTGGTCATCGGCGGCATCTCCACGGGCGTGACGCTGGCTCTCGGGCCCGTCGCCGAGGAGATGGACACGCCGTGGCTCTCCTGGGACGGCACGACCCAGAAGGGCGTCGAGGAAACGATGCCGAATCCCAAGTGGGCCTTCAAGAGCGTGGACAACGAGGTCGAGGCCATCGTGGCCGGCACCCTCACGCCCAAGTACTTCAAGGGCGTCCAGACCATCGCCGGCATCAACAACGACTACTCCTACGGCCACGACTGCTGGGAGACCTACCAGGCCGTGCTCAAGAAGATGGGCATGAACGTCAAGCCGGTGCTGGAGCTGTTCCCGAAGCTCGGCGTGACGGACTTCACCTCACACATCGCCGCGATCCAACAGGCCAAGCCGGATCTGCTCATGACGTCGTTCTGGTCGGGCGACGCGACGATCCTCATGAAGCAGGCGGCGGCGGTCGGGCTCTTCAAGAACATGAAAGGCGTCTTCACCACGGCGGGCGGCGTCCACGACTCGCTCAAGAAAGAGTTCACGCCCGAGGGGCTCTTGCTGGGCTACAACACCATGTACTTCGACGACCCGAAGGGCTCGCCGCTGCTGAAGCAGTTCGTCCGCGAGTACAAGGCCAAGTACAACGAATACCCGGCCTACGAGTCCGACCACGCCTACTTCAACATCGAGTCGTACAAGGTCGCGGTCGAGAAGGCCTATGCGCAGACCAAGCAGTGGCCGACCAAGGCGCAGGTGGTCAAGGCGCTCGAGGGCGTTGAGGCCGAGTCGCTCTCGGGCACGCGTTCGTGGCGGCCGGACCACATTCAGATGTGCAACTTCTACCAGGGCTTGACGACCCACAAGAACAACTACGACTTCGTCACGATCAACCCCATCGAGGTCGTCTCCACCAAGACCGCGATGAAGCCCGCGGGCTCCAAGCTCCTCGACTGGATCAACGGCTGGAAGGTCTAA